One part of the Sorangiineae bacterium MSr11954 genome encodes these proteins:
- a CDS encoding DUF4920 domain-containing protein, giving the protein MRTSSWRVIFLALALGAGGCKMSADPAAEPTHAAEANHAHSAERTAQAETARETNAAIKLGEPVTAQLVSLSDVAKNPASFKGKTIATTGTVRAVCQERGCWMEIVDTQQHANVRMHGHAFFVPRSSSGKQAKVQGTIVLTKDGKECDEMSTTGAQLELDATGVELL; this is encoded by the coding sequence ATGCGTACGTCTTCATGGCGGGTGATTTTTCTGGCGCTCGCCCTCGGCGCCGGCGGTTGCAAAATGAGCGCGGATCCGGCGGCCGAGCCCACGCACGCGGCCGAGGCGAACCATGCGCATAGCGCGGAGCGCACCGCCCAGGCGGAGACCGCGCGCGAGACCAACGCCGCCATCAAGCTGGGTGAGCCGGTCACCGCACAACTCGTCTCTTTGTCCGATGTTGCAAAGAACCCCGCCTCGTTCAAAGGCAAGACCATCGCCACCACCGGCACCGTCCGCGCCGTCTGCCAGGAGCGCGGCTGCTGGATGGAAATCGTCGACACGCAGCAGCACGCGAATGTTCGCATGCACGGTCACGCGTTCTTCGTTCCCCGGTCCTCGAGCGGCAAACAAGCCAAGGTGCAAGGCACGATCGTGCTCACCAAAGACGGCAAAGAGTGCGACGAGATGTCCACCACCGGCGCCCAGCTCGAGCTCGATGCCACCGGCGTCGAGTTGCTGTAG